A stretch of the Marivirga tractuosa DSM 4126 genome encodes the following:
- a CDS encoding M28 family metallopeptidase: MRHLFILFFFFNITCGISQSDEARKHINILTADSLAGRGFTENGQEKAADFIVEKLQQFGVKAGSENGFKQKLTYSVNTFPGRVQFSVDNEKTVKIYSAGKDFLFHSASGPIEITGRINEISAGFKLPKKAKNEVFYIEKMADNTQPIQEMTQSFLFEAKAKGNLLIIQDSTKWSWFPSSKQSENTILYVKDKLENRAKISTLNEAKFLSGFQSSNVIGKIKGKRSDSVIMFSAHYDHLGQMGNAIFRGANDNASGVAMLLALAQYYGANPPKFDTYFLFTTAEEIGLLGSYHFIENPPFDLRKIKMLVNLDIVGTGDDGITMVNAKKHNRYFDLFQELNNDRLAEIKARGEACNSDHCLFDRIGVPAVFIYTLGGKQAYHDVLDNGEDLSLEAFDELHDLIIESLKVY, from the coding sequence ATGCGACACCTCTTTATTCTATTCTTTTTCTTTAATATTACTTGTGGGATCAGTCAAAGTGATGAAGCCCGTAAACATATAAATATTTTAACTGCTGATTCTTTAGCTGGCCGTGGTTTTACAGAGAATGGACAAGAAAAGGCAGCAGATTTTATTGTTGAAAAATTACAGCAATTTGGAGTTAAAGCGGGAAGTGAGAATGGCTTTAAGCAGAAATTAACTTATTCAGTCAATACTTTCCCTGGTAGGGTTCAATTTTCTGTGGATAATGAGAAAACAGTAAAGATTTATTCAGCAGGCAAAGATTTTCTTTTTCATTCAGCATCTGGCCCAATTGAGATTACTGGAAGAATTAATGAAATAAGTGCTGGCTTTAAACTTCCGAAGAAAGCTAAGAATGAAGTTTTCTACATTGAAAAAATGGCTGATAACACCCAACCTATTCAGGAAATGACACAATCCTTTTTGTTTGAAGCAAAGGCCAAAGGCAATTTATTAATTATACAAGATAGTACTAAATGGAGTTGGTTTCCTTCTTCAAAGCAATCTGAGAACACTATTTTATATGTAAAGGATAAACTGGAAAATCGAGCGAAGATTAGCACTTTGAATGAAGCCAAATTTTTATCAGGTTTCCAATCATCAAACGTAATTGGAAAAATTAAAGGGAAAAGAAGTGATTCTGTGATCATGTTTTCTGCGCATTACGATCATTTGGGTCAAATGGGAAATGCTATTTTCAGAGGTGCTAATGATAATGCATCAGGCGTTGCTATGCTCTTAGCTTTGGCTCAATATTATGGCGCAAATCCACCAAAATTTGACACTTATTTTTTATTTACCACTGCCGAAGAAATAGGGTTGTTGGGTAGTTATCATTTTATTGAAAACCCTCCCTTTGATTTGCGCAAAATTAAAATGCTGGTCAATCTAGATATTGTAGGAACTGGTGACGATGGGATTACCATGGTGAATGCCAAAAAACATAATCGATATTTTGACTTGTTTCAAGAACTAAACAATGATAGGTTAGCCGAAATTAAAGCTAGGGGGGAAGCATGCAATAGTGATCATTGCTTATTTGATAGGATTGGAGTTCCAGCAGTCTTTATTTATACCTTAGGTGGAAAACAAGCTTATCATGATGTGTTAGATAATGGAGAAGACTTAAGTCTAGAAGCTTTTGATGAATTACATGACCTTATTATTGAGAGCTTAAAAGTTTATTGA
- a CDS encoding glycosyltransferase family 4 protein, whose product MKILYIHQYFKTPDEGGANRSYFMAQALKAKGHEVEILTAHNEKKAVSKDIDRLKVHYLPVRYENQFGFLRRIKAFLHFIILCKNFINKHNEFDKIIATSTPLTVGFIAVWAQKRFDIPFIFEVRDLWPEAPIQMGVIKNPFLKFWLKKQELRFYKSAERVIALSPGMRNHIEKIAPKVKVELIPNVADCDFFERVEKKDEDLVLQYGVKNKFVVSYFGAVGPVNDLMSLIKCAELSMHLPMRFLIMGEGSSLPEIKDYVAKNQLKNIFFIPYGTKEDVRDVMNVTDACYVSFLHKPVLRTNSPNKFFDAIASGKLIITNIQGWIRGLVEKRHIGFFADSDFPAEFGEKIKPFIDSSELLNKYQQASRSTAEQFFSRRELSHHFVQAVEGKNYQHEAEIRSIFSLSA is encoded by the coding sequence ATGAAAATCCTTTACATCCATCAATATTTCAAAACCCCTGATGAAGGCGGTGCCAATCGCTCTTATTTTATGGCGCAGGCTTTAAAAGCAAAAGGGCATGAAGTAGAAATCCTGACTGCTCACAATGAGAAAAAGGCTGTTTCCAAGGATATAGACAGACTAAAAGTGCATTATTTACCAGTTCGGTATGAAAACCAATTTGGGTTTTTAAGACGAATTAAAGCTTTCCTACATTTCATCATACTTTGCAAAAACTTCATTAATAAGCACAATGAATTTGATAAAATAATTGCAACTAGCACACCACTCACTGTAGGCTTTATAGCTGTATGGGCTCAAAAAAGGTTTGATATACCCTTTATTTTTGAAGTGCGAGATTTATGGCCCGAGGCTCCTATTCAAATGGGTGTTATTAAAAATCCATTTCTGAAATTCTGGCTAAAGAAGCAAGAATTAAGATTTTATAAAAGTGCTGAAAGAGTCATTGCACTTTCTCCTGGAATGCGAAATCATATAGAAAAAATCGCTCCTAAGGTCAAGGTTGAGTTAATCCCAAATGTTGCCGATTGTGACTTTTTTGAGAGAGTTGAAAAGAAAGACGAAGATTTGGTTCTTCAATATGGAGTTAAAAATAAATTTGTAGTAAGTTATTTTGGTGCAGTTGGCCCAGTGAATGATTTGATGAGTTTAATTAAGTGTGCTGAATTAAGCATGCATTTGCCCATGCGATTTCTGATTATGGGCGAAGGTTCCAGCTTGCCAGAAATCAAGGATTATGTGGCCAAAAATCAACTAAAAAACATTTTTTTTATTCCTTATGGCACTAAAGAGGATGTTCGGGATGTGATGAATGTAACGGATGCTTGCTATGTATCATTTCTACACAAGCCAGTTTTAAGAACCAATTCACCAAATAAATTTTTCGATGCTATTGCCTCAGGTAAATTGATCATCACTAATATTCAAGGATGGATTAGAGGATTGGTTGAAAAACGCCATATCGGTTTTTTTGCTGATTCAGATTTTCCTGCTGAGTTTGGAGAGAAGATAAAACCTTTTATTGATTCGTCTGAGTTACTAAATAAATACCAACAAGCTTCCAGAAGTACAGCAGAACAGTTCTTCAGCAGAAGAGAATTAAGCCATCACTTTGTACAGGCAGTAGAGGGTAAAAATTATCAGCATGAAGCTGAAATAAGATCCATTTTTAGTTTGAGTGCTTAA
- a CDS encoding YpdA family putative bacillithiol disulfide reductase yields MQNIDVLIIGAGPIGLACGIKAESEGLSYLIVDKGTLVNSLYHYPYGMTFFSTSDKLEIGGVPFISHNPKPTRMEALEYYRRVASSHNLKTSLYNAVKKVEKNDSGFKVKTDKFDLQAENIIVATGFYDLPHKLGIPGEDLPKVAHYYKEAHPYYDMKLAIVGAANSAVDAALECFRKGAKEVTMVIREEEIRKTVKYWVKPDIENRIKEGSIKAFFQSEITAIREDEIDIKTPKGNITIENDFLLAMTGYEPNYDFLSKMGVKKIAEPPYAPVYDAESMETNVEGIYLAGVICGGMETNKWFIENSRIHADMIMEHIKSKRTLVN; encoded by the coding sequence ATGCAAAATATAGATGTTTTAATAATTGGTGCTGGCCCAATTGGTTTGGCTTGTGGAATAAAAGCAGAATCTGAAGGGTTATCTTATCTAATCGTTGATAAAGGCACTTTGGTTAACTCGCTTTATCATTATCCTTATGGAATGACCTTTTTCAGCACTTCTGATAAGTTGGAAATTGGTGGAGTACCTTTTATCTCTCATAATCCAAAGCCAACCAGAATGGAAGCATTGGAATATTATAGAAGAGTTGCCAGCTCTCATAATCTTAAAACTTCACTATACAACGCAGTGAAGAAAGTTGAGAAAAATGATAGTGGGTTTAAGGTAAAAACAGATAAATTCGACCTGCAGGCAGAGAATATAATAGTGGCGACTGGTTTTTACGATTTGCCTCATAAATTGGGAATTCCAGGAGAAGATTTACCAAAAGTAGCGCATTACTATAAAGAAGCCCATCCTTATTATGATATGAAATTGGCTATTGTGGGCGCTGCTAATTCTGCAGTAGATGCCGCTTTGGAATGCTTCAGAAAAGGTGCCAAGGAAGTCACCATGGTAATTCGGGAAGAAGAAATTCGTAAAACGGTGAAATATTGGGTGAAGCCTGATATCGAAAACAGAATTAAAGAAGGAAGCATTAAAGCATTTTTCCAAAGTGAAATAACTGCTATCAGAGAAGATGAAATTGATATCAAAACTCCTAAAGGAAATATCACCATTGAAAATGATTTTCTTTTAGCCATGACCGGTTATGAACCCAATTATGATTTCTTAAGCAAAATGGGTGTTAAAAAAATAGCCGAACCTCCCTATGCCCCAGTTTACGATGCTGAAAGCATGGAAACCAATGTAGAAGGCATTTATTTGGCAGGCGTGATTTGTGGTGGAATGGAAACCAACAAATGGTTTATTGAAAATAGTAGGATTCATGCTGATATGATTATGGAGCATATAAAAAGTAAGCGGACATTAGTAAATTGA
- the serS gene encoding serine--tRNA ligase: MLQVANLREDKANAVKGLLKRNIENAESLIDGIIALDDKRKALQTELDSVLAESNQISKSIGVLMKEGKKEEAEKVKTKTAELKQRSKILQEESQEIEKELMDSLYQIPNVPHEDVKKGKGEDDNEILSEHGKKPELYSGKKPHWDLIKDYDIIDFDLGIKITGAGFPVYKGKGARMQRALLNFFLDEAEKQGFKEIQPPVLVNEASGIGTGQLPDKEGQMYHIEDTDLYLIPTAEVPITNLLRDEIINEEDLPIKLTAYTPCFRKEAGSWGAHVRGLNRLHQFDKVEIVQVLHPDKSYQALEEMSSYIQSLLTKLELPYRVLRLCGGDLGFTSALTYDMEVWSAAQEKWLEVSSVSNFETYQSNRLKLRYKDADKKKHLLHTLNGSALAFPRILAAILENNQTEKGIRVPKVLQSYTGFEWID; this comes from the coding sequence ATGTTACAAGTTGCAAATTTGCGTGAGGATAAAGCCAATGCAGTCAAAGGCTTATTGAAAAGAAATATTGAAAATGCTGAATCTCTAATCGATGGAATAATTGCCTTAGATGATAAGAGGAAAGCTCTTCAAACTGAATTGGATTCAGTATTGGCCGAATCAAATCAAATTTCAAAAAGCATTGGCGTTTTGATGAAGGAAGGTAAGAAGGAAGAAGCCGAGAAAGTAAAAACCAAAACCGCTGAACTCAAGCAACGCAGCAAAATCTTGCAGGAAGAATCTCAGGAGATTGAAAAAGAATTAATGGACAGTCTCTATCAAATCCCTAATGTGCCGCATGAAGATGTAAAAAAAGGGAAAGGCGAAGATGACAACGAAATCCTTTCAGAGCATGGCAAAAAACCTGAATTATACTCAGGGAAAAAACCTCACTGGGATTTGATAAAAGATTATGACATTATAGACTTCGATTTAGGAATTAAAATAACTGGTGCAGGATTCCCTGTTTACAAAGGCAAGGGTGCAAGAATGCAAAGAGCTCTATTAAATTTCTTTTTGGATGAAGCCGAAAAACAAGGCTTCAAAGAAATTCAACCACCCGTTTTAGTTAATGAAGCCTCTGGAATCGGAACAGGCCAATTACCGGATAAAGAGGGTCAAATGTATCATATTGAAGATACAGACTTGTATTTGATCCCTACAGCAGAAGTACCTATTACTAATCTTTTGAGAGATGAAATCATCAACGAAGAAGATCTACCTATAAAATTAACTGCCTATACGCCTTGTTTCCGAAAAGAAGCGGGCTCTTGGGGTGCACATGTTAGAGGATTGAACAGATTACATCAATTTGATAAGGTGGAAATTGTGCAAGTTCTACATCCTGATAAATCTTATCAGGCATTGGAGGAAATGAGCAGTTATATTCAAAGCTTACTAACTAAATTAGAATTGCCTTATCGAGTTCTGAGATTATGCGGTGGAGATCTAGGTTTTACTTCTGCCTTGACTTATGATATGGAGGTTTGGTCTGCGGCACAAGAAAAATGGTTAGAGGTGAGCTCCGTTTCTAATTTTGAAACTTATCAGTCTAATCGATTGAAACTGCGTTACAAAGATGCGGATAAGAAAAAACACTTATTGCATACTTTAAATGGTAGTGCTCTAGCATTCCCTAGAATTTTAGCCGCAATTTTGGAAAATAATCAGACAGAAAAAGGAATTAGAGTACCTAAAGTGCTGCAATCTTATACTGGTTTTGAGTGGATTGATTAA
- the rho gene encoding transcription termination factor Rho, with product MYNIEELNLKLLSELKEIAEKLGVSQYKKLPKKELIYKILDQQALLPESDLPKKGEEKSTPKSAPASKKESAPRAKAPKKEEKAETKPDKKAEEAPSKPQAEGDDKQERKPRPAPKDKRPRPERAERSNDKGDRPPRPERSDRNDNRSKKADIKDFDGIIENEGVLEMMQDGYGFLRSSDYNYLASPDDIYVSPSQIKLFGLKTGDTVKGQIRPPKEGEKYFALLRVSSVNGKTTEEIRDRVPFEYLTPLFPEEKFNLSTKPNKYSTRILDLFAPIGKGQRGMIVAQPKTGKTELLKEVANAMAENHPEAYLLILLIDERPEEVTDMARSVKAEVVSSTFDEQADRHVKVASMVLEKAKRMVECGHDVVILLDSITRLARAYNTVVPSSGKILSGGVDANALHKPKRFFGAARNLENGGSLTILATALIETGSKMDEVIFEEFKGTGNMELVLDRKLANKRIYPAIDVPASGTRREDLLMSKEELQRVWILRKFMADMNSGEAMELLLTKMKGTVDNDEFLISMNG from the coding sequence ATGTATAACATTGAAGAATTAAACTTAAAGCTACTTTCTGAACTTAAAGAAATAGCAGAAAAACTGGGAGTATCCCAGTACAAGAAATTGCCGAAGAAAGAATTGATTTACAAGATTTTGGACCAACAAGCACTTTTGCCTGAAAGTGATTTACCAAAAAAGGGTGAGGAAAAATCTACTCCTAAATCAGCACCGGCATCCAAGAAGGAATCAGCTCCAAGAGCTAAAGCTCCTAAAAAGGAGGAAAAAGCTGAGACTAAACCTGATAAAAAAGCTGAAGAAGCTCCATCTAAACCCCAAGCAGAGGGAGACGATAAGCAAGAACGCAAGCCTCGTCCAGCACCAAAAGATAAAAGGCCTAGACCAGAAAGAGCTGAGCGTTCGAATGATAAAGGCGATAGACCTCCTAGACCAGAAAGGAGCGATAGAAATGATAACCGCTCTAAAAAAGCTGACATTAAAGATTTTGACGGTATCATAGAAAATGAAGGTGTATTGGAAATGATGCAAGACGGATACGGTTTCTTGCGTTCTTCTGATTACAACTATTTAGCAAGTCCTGACGATATTTATGTTTCTCCATCTCAAATCAAATTATTTGGTTTAAAAACAGGAGATACTGTGAAAGGTCAAATCAGACCACCTAAAGAAGGAGAAAAATATTTCGCCTTATTAAGGGTTTCTTCCGTAAATGGAAAAACAACCGAGGAAATCAGAGACAGGGTTCCTTTTGAATACTTAACTCCTCTTTTCCCAGAAGAAAAATTCAACCTAAGCACCAAGCCCAATAAATATTCCACTCGTATTCTAGATCTTTTTGCACCTATAGGAAAAGGACAAAGAGGTATGATTGTAGCTCAGCCCAAAACAGGTAAAACTGAATTATTAAAAGAGGTTGCGAATGCAATGGCGGAAAATCACCCAGAAGCTTATTTATTGATTTTATTAATTGATGAGCGACCTGAGGAGGTAACAGATATGGCGCGTTCTGTAAAAGCAGAAGTAGTAAGTTCTACTTTTGATGAACAGGCAGACCGTCATGTGAAAGTTGCCAGTATGGTATTGGAAAAAGCCAAAAGGATGGTGGAATGTGGGCATGATGTAGTGATCTTATTGGATTCCATCACACGTTTAGCTAGAGCATATAATACAGTGGTTCCTTCATCAGGGAAAATATTATCAGGTGGTGTGGATGCTAATGCATTGCATAAGCCAAAAAGATTCTTTGGTGCTGCCAGAAATTTAGAAAATGGTGGTTCTTTAACAATTTTGGCTACGGCTTTAATTGAAACTGGTTCTAAAATGGACGAAGTGATCTTTGAAGAATTCAAAGGAACTGGTAATATGGAATTAGTATTGGATAGAAAATTAGCTAATAAGCGTATTTATCCTGCAATTGATGTTCCTGCTTCTGGTACAAGAAGAGAAGACTTGTTGATGAGCAAAGAAGAATTGCAAAGAGTATGGATATTACGTAAATTCATGGCAGACATGAACTCAGGAGAAGCAATGGAACTTTTATTAACTAAAATGAAAGGCACTGTGGACAATGATGAGTTTTTGATTTCCATGAATGGATAA
- the corA gene encoding magnesium/cobalt transporter CorA → MDKLTKKIIDLPKRLLVEEPLNLYSGIRGMFRESSKIAGLPPGSAVYTGFRKDTPFNIDLFSYSENTLEEKNNISIEEIINLPKDGNFNWINIEGIHHAEKVKEICEAFGIHPLTMEDILSVGQRPQIDDTENYLFVALKMLQFDSKKNKTLNEQVSFVLTKDLLITFQERKGDTFEAVRNRLRAGKGRIRKEGLDYLLYALVDTVVDHYFIVLEKFGDILEEIEERIMFQGQKRDFDLLYTLKRELIHIRRSVWPLREVISKLERDEIKLIRKHTRLYIRDVYDHTIQAIDSVETYRDFISSLGDLYQSVISNKLNQVMKTLTIFSVIFIPLTFIAGVYGINFENVPEFQWEYGYAYFWSLLIGMAVITLGIFKYKKWM, encoded by the coding sequence ATGGATAAACTGACAAAGAAAATAATTGATTTACCTAAGCGGCTTCTTGTGGAGGAGCCGCTTAATTTATATTCTGGCATTCGTGGAATGTTTCGGGAAAGCTCCAAAATTGCCGGTCTTCCTCCAGGAAGTGCTGTTTATACCGGTTTCCGAAAAGACACCCCATTCAATATTGACCTTTTTTCCTACAGCGAAAACACGCTTGAGGAGAAAAATAATATCTCAATAGAAGAGATTATTAATTTACCTAAGGACGGAAATTTCAATTGGATAAATATTGAGGGCATCCATCATGCTGAAAAGGTCAAAGAAATTTGTGAGGCGTTTGGAATCCACCCGCTTACGATGGAAGATATTTTATCCGTTGGTCAGCGTCCGCAGATTGATGATACTGAAAACTATCTTTTTGTAGCTTTAAAAATGCTGCAATTTGATTCCAAAAAAAATAAAACCCTTAATGAGCAAGTTAGTTTTGTGTTAACCAAGGATTTGCTGATTACCTTCCAAGAAAGGAAAGGCGATACTTTTGAAGCCGTTAGGAACAGATTAAGAGCTGGCAAAGGAAGGATTAGAAAAGAAGGACTTGACTATTTGCTTTATGCCTTGGTCGATACCGTGGTTGACCACTATTTTATCGTGCTGGAAAAATTTGGAGATATTTTAGAGGAGATTGAGGAACGCATCATGTTTCAAGGTCAGAAAAGAGATTTTGACTTACTTTATACGCTTAAGCGAGAATTAATTCATATTCGCAGGTCTGTTTGGCCCTTACGAGAAGTGATTAGCAAATTAGAGCGCGATGAAATAAAATTGATTCGAAAGCATACTCGTCTATATATCAGAGACGTTTACGATCATACCATTCAGGCTATTGATTCAGTAGAAACCTATAGAGATTTTATTTCCAGTTTAGGAGATTTATATCAGTCAGTCATTAGTAATAAGCTGAATCAGGTCATGAAGACGTTAACCATCTTTTCTGTTATTTTTATTCCTTTAACCTTCATTGCAGGGGTTTACGGAATCAATTTTGAAAATGTACCTGAATTCCAATGGGAATATGGATATGCTTACTTTTGGTCTTTATTGATTGGAATGGCGGTAATTACATTAGGGATTTTCAAGTATAAAAAATGGATGTAG
- a CDS encoding SAM-dependent methyltransferase: protein MKKGVLYLIPTIIAPNTESKALPADLVDVCSQLDYYLVENLRTARRCLSAMNINKPIPEITFHELSKNTEDTAIPNLMQPLFEGKSIGIMSEAGCPGIADPGARAVAFAHENDIRVEPWVGPSSIFLALMASGFSGQSFAFSGYLPIDKKERLQAIRNLEQTFFKTGQTQIFMETPYRNNQLLEDILRMCAPQLKLCIAKNINSEEEMIKTDTIQNWKKNIPKLHKVPCIFLFGMN, encoded by the coding sequence ATGAAAAAAGGAGTTCTTTATCTAATCCCAACAATTATTGCTCCCAATACTGAATCCAAAGCATTGCCTGCTGATTTGGTTGATGTATGTAGCCAATTGGATTATTATTTGGTCGAAAATTTGCGCACTGCCAGAAGATGTTTAAGTGCGATGAACATCAACAAGCCTATTCCTGAAATCACTTTTCATGAGCTAAGTAAAAATACAGAAGATACCGCTATTCCTAATTTAATGCAACCGCTTTTTGAAGGTAAATCAATTGGAATAATGTCGGAAGCAGGATGTCCAGGCATTGCTGATCCAGGAGCACGTGCAGTAGCGTTTGCGCATGAAAATGATATAAGAGTGGAACCTTGGGTAGGGCCTTCTTCTATATTTTTAGCCTTAATGGCTTCGGGCTTTAGTGGTCAATCTTTCGCTTTTTCTGGCTATTTACCTATTGATAAGAAGGAGAGGTTGCAAGCTATTCGAAATTTGGAGCAGACTTTTTTTAAAACAGGTCAAACCCAGATTTTCATGGAGACACCCTATCGAAATAATCAGTTGTTGGAAGATATTCTGAGAATGTGTGCCCCTCAATTGAAATTATGTATAGCAAAAAACATCAATTCAGAAGAAGAAATGATTAAAACTGATACCATTCAGAATTGGAAAAAAAATATTCCTAAGCTGCATAAAGTGCCGTGTATATTCCTGTTCGGAATGAATTGA
- the metK gene encoding methionine adenosyltransferase, whose product MPYLFTSESVSEGHPDKVADQISDALLDNFLAFDPQSKVACETLVTTGLTVLSGEVRSNSYVDVQQVARDVINRIGYTKGEYMFDGNSCGVISTIHEQSQDINQGVDRGNPEEQGAGDQGMMFGYATKETENYMPLALDLSHKILMELAKLRRENNDIQYLRPDSKSQVTIEYSDDNVPQRIEAIVVSTQHDGFDNDDEKMLTKIKNDIINILIPRVKAQLKPELQKLFNDDIKYHINPTGKFVIGGPHGDAGLTGRKIIVDTYGGKGAHGGGAFSGKDPSKVDRSAAYATRHIAKNLVAAGVADEILVQVSYAIGVVEPMGIYVSTYGSANVGMTDGEIAKKVSEIFDMRPYAIETRLKLRNPMYSESAAYGHMGREPRTEKKTFHASNGDVFSQEVELFTWEKLDYVDKVKAAFGL is encoded by the coding sequence ATGCCATATTTATTTACCTCAGAGTCGGTTTCAGAAGGACATCCTGACAAAGTAGCCGATCAGATATCAGACGCATTATTAGATAATTTCTTAGCTTTTGATCCTCAATCAAAGGTGGCTTGCGAAACGCTGGTTACTACTGGTTTGACTGTTTTGAGCGGTGAAGTACGCAGTAATTCGTATGTAGATGTGCAGCAAGTAGCCAGAGATGTTATCAACAGAATTGGTTATACAAAGGGCGAATATATGTTTGATGGAAATTCCTGTGGTGTAATTTCTACTATTCATGAGCAATCCCAAGATATCAATCAAGGTGTTGACAGAGGTAATCCTGAAGAGCAAGGAGCTGGTGATCAGGGAATGATGTTTGGCTATGCTACCAAGGAAACTGAAAATTACATGCCATTGGCATTAGATCTTTCCCATAAGATTTTGATGGAACTGGCTAAATTAAGAAGAGAAAATAATGATATTCAATATCTGAGACCAGATTCAAAATCTCAGGTGACTATTGAATATTCTGATGATAATGTTCCGCAGAGGATTGAAGCTATAGTGGTTTCTACTCAACATGATGGATTTGATAATGATGATGAAAAAATGTTGACTAAAATCAAAAATGACATCATCAATATTTTAATTCCTAGAGTAAAAGCTCAATTAAAACCTGAATTGCAAAAGCTTTTTAATGACGATATCAAGTATCATATTAACCCAACAGGAAAATTTGTAATCGGAGGTCCTCATGGTGATGCTGGTTTAACTGGAAGAAAAATCATAGTGGATACTTATGGAGGAAAAGGAGCTCACGGTGGGGGTGCTTTTTCTGGAAAAGATCCTTCAAAAGTGGATAGATCTGCAGCTTATGCAACGCGTCATATTGCCAAAAACTTAGTGGCGGCTGGTGTGGCTGATGAAATATTAGTACAAGTATCTTATGCCATTGGTGTAGTTGAGCCAATGGGTATTTATGTAAGTACTTACGGAAGTGCCAATGTAGGTATGACGGATGGTGAAATCGCTAAAAAAGTTTCTGAAATATTCGATATGCGTCCTTATGCAATCGAAACCAGATTGAAATTAAGAAACCCAATGTATAGCGAATCTGCTGCTTATGGGCACATGGGAAGAGAACCAAGAACTGAAAAGAAAACTTTCCATGCTAGTAATGGAGATGTTTTCTCTCAAGAAGTAGAGCTTTTTACATGGGAGAAATTAGACTATGTGGATAAGGTGAAGGCAGCGTTTGGGTTGTAA
- a CDS encoding ammonium transporter: MDLSFLSSIQGLFSPLLAANIENTTKAASEINLEILTVNNLWMMLCIALVFIMHLGFACVEAGFTQSKNTVNILFKNTLTPAIGLVSYTIIGFNLMYPEFADGPGWFDFNGFFLDDFAGLDYNQNYTYWTDFLFQAMFAATAATIVSGAVAERIKISAYFIFTIIFVGFVYPAIGSWKWGGGALDAMGFYDFAGSTLVHSVGGWGALAGIIVLGPRIGKYVNGKVIDKEGSSVPLATIGVFLLWFGWFGFNGGSVLSAEPKATSLVIMNTSLAAAAGALGGFVMGYLTFKRLDLGMVLNGTLAGLVGITAGADLMTPGLSLLIGFIAGNLVVLSAIGLDKLKLDDAVGAVSVHLTCGIFGTLAVGIFGAKASWDQFLNQLIGTAICGAAAFGCAIILFYLLKKTIGLRVSKEHEEQGLDSHEHGIRGYTITYE; the protein is encoded by the coding sequence ATGGATTTATCATTTCTATCATCAATTCAGGGCTTATTTTCACCCTTATTGGCAGCTAATATTGAAAATACAACTAAAGCAGCTTCTGAAATCAACTTAGAAATTTTAACAGTAAATAATCTATGGATGATGCTCTGCATTGCATTAGTATTCATCATGCACTTGGGCTTTGCCTGTGTTGAGGCAGGATTCACCCAATCAAAAAACACTGTCAACATTCTTTTTAAGAATACTTTAACTCCAGCAATCGGACTAGTTTCCTACACTATTATTGGTTTTAACCTGATGTATCCTGAATTTGCAGACGGCCCTGGCTGGTTTGATTTCAATGGATTCTTTTTGGATGATTTTGCAGGTTTAGATTATAATCAAAACTATACTTATTGGACAGACTTCCTATTCCAAGCCATGTTTGCTGCTACAGCCGCTACCATTGTCTCTGGTGCAGTAGCAGAAAGGATTAAAATTTCAGCCTATTTTATTTTTACCATCATATTCGTAGGCTTTGTTTATCCTGCAATTGGCAGCTGGAAATGGGGCGGTGGAGCTTTAGATGCAATGGGTTTTTATGATTTCGCAGGTTCTACATTAGTTCATTCCGTTGGCGGTTGGGGTGCTTTGGCTGGCATTATAGTTTTAGGGCCAAGAATAGGGAAATATGTAAATGGAAAGGTAATTGATAAAGAAGGATCCAGTGTACCACTGGCAACCATTGGAGTGTTTTTATTGTGGTTTGGCTGGTTCGGCTTCAATGGAGGTTCTGTACTATCAGCAGAGCCAAAAGCAACTTCTTTGGTTATCATGAATACTTCCCTAGCAGCTGCTGCTGGTGCATTAGGAGGTTTTGTCATGGGATATCTCACTTTCAAAAGACTTGACTTGGGCATGGTACTAAATGGAACTTTAGCTGGATTGGTCGGAATTACTGCTGGCGCTGATTTAATGACACCAGGCTTATCTCTTCTTATTGGATTTATAGCAGGTAACCTAGTAGTACTTTCTGCAATTGGATTAGATAAGTTGAAATTGGATGATGCGGTTGGTGCAGTTTCTGTTCACCTAACTTGCGGAATATTTGGAACCTTGGCCGTTGGTATATTTGGAGCAAAAGCTAGCTGGGATCAATTTTTGAATCAATTGATTGGAACAGCAATTTGTGGTGCTGCTGCATTTGGATGTGCCATCATTTTGTTTTACTTATTGAAGAAAACTATCGGATTGCGAGTTTCTAAAGAACATGAAGAGCAAGGTTTAGACAGCCACGAACATGGTATTAGAGGATATACGATAACTTATGAGTAA